In the Setaria italica strain Yugu1 chromosome VI, Setaria_italica_v2.0, whole genome shotgun sequence genome, one interval contains:
- the LOC101781657 gene encoding uncharacterized protein LOC101781657 produces the protein MSAAAPNAAPVELPGDSSEYKLRKQLLLLAALVVSVTYVAGLEPPGGVWKEDGGAGGGARAGAPILWSTHRPRYLSFYYCNSTALVASLVVIFLLLLKNPTRVQLAVLRLVMVLDLLGLMGAYLAGSCQEKSATVFAASLVLALSAYVGVHILQALSHSHHAQAAQPVADEEEEDDAAAAPGVLRAMERRKVVLLLATFLVAVTYVSGLNPPGGFWDSPAAHGGGYQPGDSLVEAHHKGHYGMFFYCNTTAFVASLYIIVVLLEEKLSARTARSIALYVFVFGALLGLVAAYTAGSCRDSNCSVYVVSLFGAVLAFIFLVMGMVMAMMMALSTKKRLRANTPSAVTANVYGGQSDTIDQATKKVKSLVVLLANLAATITYQAGLDPPGGFWPEDGHDGHRAGDAILLSAQPARYKAFFYCNSTAFVASVVAIVMVQNARLVRSHTLLAVMVLDMFALVGAYAAGSCRDLMTSVVVVALAASVVLYVVVQVLFFTLRAAETTSTLPEKKHKHLLLLAILVATITYQVGLTPPGGFWISDDRRLGHYAGHAVLLDSNPRHFKAFFYCNTASFMASMALILLLVNPNLHRLAIRCYPLYACQVAGLFGLIGAYAAGSARSLRTSGFLFVLVGAVIAVIVLNITVLDFVQRSTAPGEEHGPRNADETEYRDEVYAKRKYLMLLGILAASVTYQAGLAPPGGVWQDNGGNGARRREAGNSVLQDTNRRRYHVFFYSNSTSFVASVVVIALLLQQILRRRRANPAESPDLLLVATNTAVVVDLLGLLAAYAAGSTREWESVVVVTVLVVLFMVIHATVWLYRERRRRGSVAHANQGHPQMEGQVPNGQGHGQTSRCEEAT, from the coding sequence ATGTCGGCGGCGGCACCCAACGCCGCCCCGGTGGAGCTGCCCGGGGACTCGTCGGAGTACAAGCTCCGGAAGCAGCTCCTGCTGCTGGCCGCGCTCGTGGTCAGCGTCACCTACGTGGCGGGGCTGGAGCCGCCGGGCGGGGTGTGGAAGGAGGACGGCGGAGCCGGTGGCGGCGCCAGGGCCGGCGCGCCCATCCTCTGGTCCACCCACAGGCCTAGGTACCTGTCCTTCTACTACTGCAACTCGACCGCGCTCGTCGCGTCGCTCGTGGTCATCTTTCTCCTCCTGCTCAAGAACCCGACGAGGGTCCAGCTCGCCGTGCTGCGGCTGGTCATGGTGCTAGACCTGCTCGGCCTCATGGGGGCCTACCTCGCCGGAAGCTGCCAGGAGAAGTCCGCCACCGTGTTCGCTGCCTCACTGGTGCTCGCCCTCTCCGCCTACGTTGGCGTCCACATCCTGCAAGCGCTGTCCCACTCCCACCACGCACAGGCGGCACAGCCGGtggcggacgaggaggaggaggacgacgccgccgcggcgcccggcgTCCTCAGGGCCATGGAGCGGCGCAAGGTGGTGCTCCTGCTCGCTACCTTCTTGGTGGCCGTCACCTACGTCTCCGGGCTGAACCCGCCGGGAGGCTTCTGGGActcgccggcggcgcacggcggcggctaCCAGCCCGGCGACTCGCTCGTGGaggcgcaccacaagggccacTACGGGATGTTCTTCTACTGCAACACCACCGCCTTCGTCGCGTCCCTTTAcatcatcgtcgtcctcctggAAGAAAAGCTCAGCGCCAGGACCGCGCGCTCCATCGCGCTCTACGTGTTCGTCTTCGGCGCGCTGCTGGGCCTCGTGGCGGCCTACACCGCCGGGAGCTGCCGGGACTCCAACTGCAGCGTCTATGTCGTCAGCCTGTTCGGCGCTGTCCTCGCGTTCATCTTCCTcgtgatggggatggtgatGGCGATGATGATGGCATTATCGACAAAGAAGCGCCTCCGTGCCAACACCCCAAGCGCTGTTACTGCTAATGTGTACGGCGGGCAATCCGACACGATCGATCAAGCAACGAAGAAGGTCAAGTCTCTTGTCGTGCTTCTTGCCAATCTCGCGGCGACCATCACGTACCAGGCAGGGCTGGACCCGCCCGGTGGCTTCTGGCCGGAGGACGGCCATGACGGGCACCGCGCCGGCGACGCGATACTCCTGTCGGCGCAGCCGGCGCGATACAAGGCCTTCTTCTACTGCAACTCAACTGCCTTCGTCGCGTCCGTGGTCGCCATCGTCATGGTCCAGAACGCGAGGCTGGTCAGGAGCCACACCTTGCTGGCGGTGATGGTGCTGGACATGTTCGCCCTCGTCGGCGCGTACGCCGCCGGGAGCTGCCGGGACCTCATGActtccgtcgtcgtcgtcgccctgGCCGCCTCCGTCGTCCTGTACGTCGTGGTGCAGGTCCTCTTCTTCACGCTGCGCGCGGCGGAAACCACCAGCACGTTGCCGGAGAAGAAGCACAAGCATCTCCTGCTGCTGGCCATCCTGGTCGCCACCATCACCTACCAAGTCGGGCTGACCCCGCCCGGTGGCTTCTGGATCAGCGACGACCGGCGGCTCGGGCACTACGCGGGCCACGCGGTCCTCCTCGACAGCAACCCACGGCACTTCAAAGCGTTCTTCTACTGCAACACGGCGAGCTTCATGGCGTCCATGgcgctcatcctcctcctcgtcaacCCCAACCTGCACCGGCTCGCCATCCGGTGCTACCCGCTCTACGCGTGCCAGGTGGCAGGGCTGTTCGGCCTCATCGGCGCCTACGCCGCCGGCAGCGCCCGGAGCTTGCGGACATCCGGCTTTTTGTTCGTGCTCGTCGGCGCAGTGATCGCCGTCATCGTCCTCAACATAACCGTGCTCGACTTCGTCCAACGGAGCACCGCGCCCGGGGAAGAGCACGGGCCAAGAAACGCCGACGAGACGGAGTACCGCGACGAGGTGTACGCCAAGCGCAAGTACCTGATGCTTCTCGGAATCCTGGCCGCGAGCGTCACCTACCAGGCCGGCCTCGCGCCGCCGGGCGGCGTGTGGCAGGACAACGGCGGCAATGGCGCCCGCCGGCGCGAGGCGGGGAACTCGGTGCTCCAGGACACCAACAGGCGCCGCTACCACGTGTTCTTCTACAGCAACTCCACGTCCTTCGTCGCGTCCGTGGTCGTCATCGCCCTGCTCCTGCAGCAGATcctgcggcgccgccgcgcgaaCCCGGCGGAGAGCCCCGACCTGCTCCTCGTCGCCACGAACACGGCCGTCGTCGTGGACCTGCTTGGCCTCCTGGCGGCCTacgccgccggcagcaccaggGAGTGGGAGAGCGTCGTCGTGGTCACCGTGCTCGTCGTGCTGTTCATGGTGATCCATGCCACTGTCTGGTTGTACCGCGAGAGACGCCGTCGTGGCAGCGTGGCACATGCTAACCAGGGGCACCCTCAAATGGAAGGACAAGTGCCAAATGGCCAAGGTCATGGCCAGACTTCCCGATGTGAGGAGGCCACCTAA